A window from Populus trichocarpa isolate Nisqually-1 chromosome 3, P.trichocarpa_v4.1, whole genome shotgun sequence encodes these proteins:
- the LOC7497570 gene encoding xyloglucan endotransglucosylase protein 34 isoform X2: protein MAAAYLWTLFLGMLVMVSGTMGAAPRKPVDVAFGRNYVPTWAFDHIKYFNGGNEIQLHLDKYTGTGFQSKGSYLFGHFSMQMKLVPGDSAGTVTAFYLSSQNSEHDEIDFEFLGNRTGQPYILQTNVFTGGKGDREQRIYLWFDPTKEFHYYSVLWNMYIIVFLVDDVPIRVFKNCKDLGVKFPFNQPMKIYSSLWNADDWATRGGLEKTDWSKAPFIASYRSFHVDGCEASVEAKFCAPQGARWWDQKEFQDLDALQYRRLSWVRQKYTIYNYCTDRSRYPSMPPECKRDRDI, encoded by the exons ATGGCTGCTGCTTATCTGTGGACTTTATTTCTTGGCATGCTGGTTATGGTATCTGGAACAATGGGAGCTGCCCCGAGGAAGCCAGTGGATGTGGCGTTCGGTAGGAACTATGTTCCTACATGGGCTTTTGACCACATTAAGTACTTCAATGGAGGCAATGAGATTCAGCTACACTTGGATAAATACACAG GTACTGGTTTCCAATCAAAAGGTTCATACTTATTTGGCCATTTCAGTATGCAAATGAAGTTGGTTCCTGGTGACTCAGCTGGAACAGTTACTGCTTTCTAT CTATCCTCACAAAACTCGGAGCATGACGAGATAGACTTTGAGTTCTTAGGAAACAGGACTGGCCAGCCCTACATTTTGCAGACAAATGTTTTCACAGGAGGCAAGGGAGATAGAGAACAGAGGATTTACCTCTGGTTTGACCCAACCAAGGAATTCCACTACTATTCTGTCCTCTGGAACATGTACATAATAGT GTTCCTCGTGGATGATGTGCCAATCAGAGTGTTCAAGAACTGCAAAGATTTGGGAGTGAAGTTTCCATTCAACCAGCCAATGAAGATATACTCAAGTCTATGGAATGCCGATGATTGGGCTACCAGGGGTGGACTCGAGAAGACAGACTGGTCCAAGGCACCCTTTATTGCCTCCTACAGGAGTTTCCACGTAGATGGGTGCGAGGCCTCCGTGGAAGCCAAGTTCTGTGCCCCACAGGGTGCTAGATGGTGGGACCAGAAGGAGTTCCAAGATCTGGACGCCTTGCAGTACAGGAGGCTCAGCTGGGTCCGCCAGAAATATACCATCTACAACTACTGCACTGATAGATCAAGATACCCTTCAATGCCCCCAGAATGCAAGAGAGACAGAGACATATAA
- the LOC7496512 gene encoding probable protein phosphatase 2C 40 isoform X1, translating to MVSFLKSTTISISDLMMMEGSDDAPEYSRELSVSFGYQCNVTGPRIPSIVPEGFDILNSTMIQDSCMKMSSSFSCLSGAALSANATLANTNLCNGLIGEEILPNLDSPKSFRRMASSPSLSRLDFTSSSSYSSFTSLGGSTPKDKDFAETLWKSMSAPTRTESSTFLNTMEVQMAGGAAGEDRVQAVCSEENGWLFCGIYDGFNGRDAADFLAGTLYENICFYLHMLEWNKKKQPGSFKSTLEGENVTLHIALPDDPGHSNSEMEQAKLPNYVDEEFTHENYSSDIISCLNRALAQAEGDFMYMVEQEMEDRPDLVSVGSCVLAILLYGDHIYVQNLGDSRAILATSTIQEEGVLKAIQLTETHTVDNESECNKVLADHPDDPSPIIYGRVKGKLKLTRAFGVGYLKKSKMNDVLMGILRVRNLCSPPYVYNHPFTMSHRVSDKDQFVVLGSDGLFDFFSNDEVVKLVHLFIQNNPSGDPAKHLVEQLVQRAADNAGFSTEDLMSIPAGRRRKYHDDVTVLVVILGNKQRTSAASAYL from the exons ATGGTCTCATTTCTTAAAAGCACAACCATTTCTATTTCGG ATTTAATGATGATGGAAGGATCGGATGATGCACCTGAATATTCAAGGGAACTAAGTGTTAGTTTTGGTTATCAGTGCAATGTCACTGGCCCTAGGATTCCTTCCATTGTGCCAGAGGGATTCGACATTTTGAACAGCACCATGATCCAAGATTCTTGTATGAAGATGAGTAGCTCCTTTTCGTGTTTGTCTGGTGCTGCTCTTAGTGCCAATGCTACTTTGGCAAACACAAATCTGTGTAATGGTCTCATTGGAGAGGAGATCTTGCCTAACCTTGATTCTCCAAAATCATTTAGAAGGATGGCATCTTCTCCTTCTCTATCACGCTTAGATTTCACATCATCATCCTCATATAGCAGCTTCACCTCCTTGGGTGGTAGTACACCGAAGGATAAGGACTTTGCTGAGACCTTGTGGAAATCTATGAGTGCTCCTACCAGAACAGAATCCTCGACCTTTCTCAATACAATGGAAGTGCAAATGGCTGGAGGGGCTGCAGGCGAGGATAGAGTCCAAGCTGTGTGTTCTGAAGAAAATGGATGGCTCTTCTGTGGAATCTATGATGGATTTAATGGGCGTGATGCAGCTGATTTCTTAGCTGGTACTCTCTATGAAAACATCTGTTTTTACCTGCATATGCTGGAGTGGAACAAAAAGAAGCAGCCTGGTTCGTTTAAAAGTACCTTAGAAGGTGAAAATGTCACATTGCATATTGCCCTCCCCGATGATCCTGGCCATTCAAATTCTGAAATGGAACAAGCAAAACTACCCAATTATGTTGATGAAGAATTCACGCATGAGAATTACAGCTCTGACATAATAAGCTGCCTTAATCGTGCCCTAGCCCAAGCAGAAGGTGATTTTATGTACATGGTTGAGCAGGAAATGGAAGATCGTCCTGATTTGGTGTCTGTTGGATCTTGTGTCTTGGCAATTCTTCTTTATGGAGATCATATCTATGTCCAAAATTTAGGGGATAGTAGGGCAATATTAGCAACAAGCACCATTCAAGAGGAAGGGGTGCTGAAAGCCATCCAGTTAACAGAAACTCATACTGTTGATAACGAGTCAGAGTGCAATAAAGTTTTGGCCGATCACCCTGATGATCCATCTCCTATCATCTATGGGAGAGTAAAAGGGAAACTGAAGTTAACTCGAGCATTTGGAGTTGGTTATCTTAAAAAG AGTAAAATGAATGATGTGTTGATGGGCATTCTACGAGTTCGAAATTTGTGCAGTCCTCCCTATGTTTATAATCATCCCTTCACTATGAGTCATAGAGTTTCAGACAAGGATCAATTTGTTGTTTTGGGAAGTGATGGATTGTTTGATTTCTTTAGCAATGATGAAGTTGTGAAGCTTGTGCATCTCTTTATCCAGAACAATCCTTCTGGTGATCCTGCAAAGCACCTGGTTGAACAGCTTGTTCAGAGAGCAGCTGATAATGCTG GTTTTAGCACTGAAGATCTGATGAGTATTCCAGCTGGGAGAAGAAGGAAATATCATGACGATGTTACCGTGCTCGTAGTTATACTCGGTAATAAACAACGGACTTCTGCTGCTTCTGCATATCTATAG
- the LOC7496513 gene encoding respiratory burst oxidase homolog protein D gives MIRGEDSRGAYSENNSDTESIASDRTAFSGPLGSGGGGALNKKRSSRKSARFNIPTETVINSGVPDDPSSYVEITLDIREDSVAVHSVQGANEDPELTLLAKTALEGNNSSSLRSSLFRNTSSRIRQVSQELKRFASLSRRTSTRRFDRNKSAAAHALKGLKFITTKTGNGWPAVEKRFQGLTASTSGLLPCSLFGECIGMNKDSKEFAGELFRALARRHNINSDLINKAQLRQFWDQISDESFDSRLQIFFDMVDKDADGRIAEEEVLEIITLSASANKLSNIQKQAKEYAALIMEELDPDNAGYIMIYNLETLLLQAPNQTVRVGDSKVLSQLLSQKLKPTQENNPLKRWYQKMKYFLMDNWQRVWIMMLWMGIVAGLFTYKFIQYRHKAAYDVMGYCVCVAKGGAETLKFNMALILLPVCRNTITWLRNKTKLGVAVPFDDNLNFHKVIAVGIAIGIGLHAGAHLTCDFPRLIHATEEEYEPMKPYFGDDQPENYWWFLKGVEGITGVVMVVLMAIAFTLATPWFRRNRINLPKPLKKLTGFNAFWYSHHLFVIVYTLLVVHGIYLYLTKTWYHKTTWMYLAVPVILYACERLIRAFRSSIRAVKILKVAVYPGNVLALHMSKPQGFKYKSGQYMFVNCAAVSPFEWHPFSITSAPGDDYLSVHIRTLGDWTRQLKTVFSEVCQPPTAGKSGLLRADMQGGNNPSIPKILVDGPFGAPAQDYKKYDVVLLVGLGIGATPMISIVKDIINNMKIKDKDEGNNGALDALESGRATPNKNNKINSKSFKTRKAYFYWVTREQGSFEWFKGIMNEVAEMDDKQVIELHNYCTSVYEEGDARSALIAMLQSLHHAKSGVDVVSGTRVKSHFAKPNWRQVYKKIALQHPDSRIGVFYCGAPALTKELRQLALDFSRKTSTKFDFHKENF, from the exons ATGATCAGAGGCGAGGACTCGAGGGGTGCTTATTCTGAGAACAACTCGGACACAGAAAGCATAGCAAGCGACAGAACAGCTTTTAGTGGGCCATTAGGatcaggaggaggaggagctcTCAATAAAAAACGTTCTTCAAGGAAGAGCGCGAGGTTCAATATTCCTACTGAAACCGTTATAAATTCCGGTGTTCCTGATGATCCATCTTCCTATGTAGAGATTACTTTGGATATTCGTGAAGATTCTGTGGCAGTTCACAGCGTTCAAGGAGCTAATGAGGATCCCGAATTGACTCTGCTGGCGAAGACTGCGCTGGAGGGTAACAATTCCTCTTCGCTGCGGTCTTCGCTGTTTAGGAACACATCATCCAGAATCAGACAGGTCTCTCAGGAGCTAAAACGTTTTGCTTCTTTATCAAGAAGGACATCTACTAGACGGTTTGATAGGAATAAGTCAGCTGCTGCTCATGCCTTGAAGGGACTTAAGTTCATTACCACCAAAACTGGAAATGGATGGCCTGCTGTTGAGAAGCGATTTCAAGGACTTACTGCTTCTACCAGTGGCCTACTTCCCTGTTCCTTGTTTGGAGAATGCATTG GTATGAACAAGGACTCTAAGGAATTTGCCGGAGAATTATTTCGTGCACTTGCTCGGAGACATAACATAAATAGTGATTTAATTAACAAGGCACAGCTTAGACAATTCTGGGATCAAATTTCCGATGAAAGCTTTGACTCCAGGCTCCAGATCTTCTTTGACAT GGTTGATAAAGATGCTGATGGAAGAATAGCAGAAGAGGAAGTTTTGGAA ATTATCACTCTAAGTGCTTCTGCAAACAAGCTTTCCAACATTCAGAAACAAGCCAAGGAGTATGCAGCACTAATCATGGAAGAATTAGACCCAGATAATGCTGGATATATCATG ATTTATAACTTGGAAACACTATTATTGCAAGCTCCAAACCAAACCGTCAGAGTTGGAGATAGCAAAGTTCTGAGTCAATTATTGAGCCAAAAGCTGAAGCCCACACAAGAAAACAATCCATTAAAGAGATGGTACCAAAAGATGAAGTACTTTTTGATGGATAATTGGCAGAGAGTTTGGATAATGATGTTGTGGATGGGAATCGTCGCTGGTTTATTTACTTACAAGTTCATACAATATCGGCACAAGGCCGCATATGATGTGATGGGTTATTGCGTTTGTGTTGCCAAAGGAGGGGCAGAGACCCTTAAATTCAATATGGCCTTGATTTTACTACCAGTCTGCCGGAATACCATTACTTGGCTCAGAAACAAGACCAAATTGGGTGTTGCTGTGCCTTTTGATGACAATCTGAATTTCCACAAG GTTATTGCAGTAGGAATTGCCATTGGAATTGGATTGCATGCAGGGGCTCATTTAACGTGTGATTTTCCACGACTTATTCATGCCACTGAAGAAGAATACGAGCCTATGAAACCTTACTTTGGAGATGATCAGCCTGAAAACTACTGGTGGTTTTTGAAAGGTGTGGAGGGGATCACAGGCGTTGTAATGGTAGTGCTAATGGCCATAGCATTCACATTAGCCACGCCTTGGTTTCGGCGTAACAGAATCAACCTGCCTAAACCTCTCAAGAAACTCACTGGCTTCAATGCGTTCTGGTATTCCCACCATCTGTTCGTTATTGTCTACACTCTCCTTGTTGTCCATGGAATTTACCTCTACCTCACAAAGACATGGTATCATAAAACG ACATGGATGTATCTAGCAGTGCCGGTTATTCTTTATGCATGTGAAAGGTTGATCAGGGCTTTCAGATCAAGCATCAGAGCCGTTAAGATCCTCAAG GTTGCCGTCTATCCGGGAAACGTCCTGGCATTGCACATGTCAAAGCCCCAAGGATTCAAATACAAGAGTGGGCAGTACATGTTTGTCAACTGCGCTGCAGTTTCTCCCTTTGAATG GCACCCATTTTCTATCACTTCAGCACCAGGAGATGACTACCTAAGCGTGCACATTCGAACACTCGGTGATTGGACGAGGCAACTCAAAACTGTTTTCTCTGAG GTTTGCCAGCCTCCGACTGCTGGGAAGAGTGGATTGCTCAGAGCTGATATGCAAGGAGGAAACAATCCTag CATTCCCAAGATATTAGTTGATGGTCCATTTGGAGCTCCGGCACAAGACTACAAGAAGTATGATGTGGTGCTACTAGTAGGGCTTGGCATCGGAGCCACACCTATGATCAGCATAGTCAAGGACATTATCAACAACATGAAAATCAAGGATAAGGATGAAGGGAATAATGGAGCCTTGGATGCGTTGGAAAGTGGCAGAGCCACGCCTAATAAGAACAACAAGATTAATAGCAAAagtttcaaaacaagaaaagcatACTTCTATTGGGTCACAAGGGAACAGGGTTCCTTTGAGTGGTTCAAAGGGATAATGAATGAGGTGGCAGAGATGGATGACAAGCAGGTGATAGAATTGCACAACTACTGCACAAGTGTTTATGAAGAAGGCGATGCAAGGTCAGCTCTCATTGCCATGCTCCAGTCGCTACACCATGCCAAGAGCGGCGTGGATGTGGTTTCAGGCACACGGGTCAAATCCCACTTTGCCAAACCCAACTGGCGACAAGTCTACAAGAAGATCGCCCTTCAGCATCCAGATTCTCGAATTG GAGTTTTCTACTGTGGGGCACCAGCACTCACGAAGGAGCTAAGGCAATTAGCTCTAGACTTCTCTCGCAAGACCTCTACAAAGTTCGATTTTCATAAAGAGAACTTTTAA
- the LOC7497570 gene encoding xyloglucan endotransglucosylase protein 34 isoform X1, producing MFRNMAAAYLWTLFLGMLVMVSGTMGAAPRKPVDVAFGRNYVPTWAFDHIKYFNGGNEIQLHLDKYTGTGFQSKGSYLFGHFSMQMKLVPGDSAGTVTAFYLSSQNSEHDEIDFEFLGNRTGQPYILQTNVFTGGKGDREQRIYLWFDPTKEFHYYSVLWNMYIIVFLVDDVPIRVFKNCKDLGVKFPFNQPMKIYSSLWNADDWATRGGLEKTDWSKAPFIASYRSFHVDGCEASVEAKFCAPQGARWWDQKEFQDLDALQYRRLSWVRQKYTIYNYCTDRSRYPSMPPECKRDRDI from the exons atgttcaGAAACATGGCTGCTGCTTATCTGTGGACTTTATTTCTTGGCATGCTGGTTATGGTATCTGGAACAATGGGAGCTGCCCCGAGGAAGCCAGTGGATGTGGCGTTCGGTAGGAACTATGTTCCTACATGGGCTTTTGACCACATTAAGTACTTCAATGGAGGCAATGAGATTCAGCTACACTTGGATAAATACACAG GTACTGGTTTCCAATCAAAAGGTTCATACTTATTTGGCCATTTCAGTATGCAAATGAAGTTGGTTCCTGGTGACTCAGCTGGAACAGTTACTGCTTTCTAT CTATCCTCACAAAACTCGGAGCATGACGAGATAGACTTTGAGTTCTTAGGAAACAGGACTGGCCAGCCCTACATTTTGCAGACAAATGTTTTCACAGGAGGCAAGGGAGATAGAGAACAGAGGATTTACCTCTGGTTTGACCCAACCAAGGAATTCCACTACTATTCTGTCCTCTGGAACATGTACATAATAGT GTTCCTCGTGGATGATGTGCCAATCAGAGTGTTCAAGAACTGCAAAGATTTGGGAGTGAAGTTTCCATTCAACCAGCCAATGAAGATATACTCAAGTCTATGGAATGCCGATGATTGGGCTACCAGGGGTGGACTCGAGAAGACAGACTGGTCCAAGGCACCCTTTATTGCCTCCTACAGGAGTTTCCACGTAGATGGGTGCGAGGCCTCCGTGGAAGCCAAGTTCTGTGCCCCACAGGGTGCTAGATGGTGGGACCAGAAGGAGTTCCAAGATCTGGACGCCTTGCAGTACAGGAGGCTCAGCTGGGTCCGCCAGAAATATACCATCTACAACTACTGCACTGATAGATCAAGATACCCTTCAATGCCCCCAGAATGCAAGAGAGACAGAGACATATAA
- the LOC7496512 gene encoding probable protein phosphatase 2C 40 isoform X2 codes for MMMEGSDDAPEYSRELSVSFGYQCNVTGPRIPSIVPEGFDILNSTMIQDSCMKMSSSFSCLSGAALSANATLANTNLCNGLIGEEILPNLDSPKSFRRMASSPSLSRLDFTSSSSYSSFTSLGGSTPKDKDFAETLWKSMSAPTRTESSTFLNTMEVQMAGGAAGEDRVQAVCSEENGWLFCGIYDGFNGRDAADFLAGTLYENICFYLHMLEWNKKKQPGSFKSTLEGENVTLHIALPDDPGHSNSEMEQAKLPNYVDEEFTHENYSSDIISCLNRALAQAEGDFMYMVEQEMEDRPDLVSVGSCVLAILLYGDHIYVQNLGDSRAILATSTIQEEGVLKAIQLTETHTVDNESECNKVLADHPDDPSPIIYGRVKGKLKLTRAFGVGYLKKSKMNDVLMGILRVRNLCSPPYVYNHPFTMSHRVSDKDQFVVLGSDGLFDFFSNDEVVKLVHLFIQNNPSGDPAKHLVEQLVQRAADNAGFSTEDLMSIPAGRRRKYHDDVTVLVVILGNKQRTSAASAYL; via the exons ATGATGATGGAAGGATCGGATGATGCACCTGAATATTCAAGGGAACTAAGTGTTAGTTTTGGTTATCAGTGCAATGTCACTGGCCCTAGGATTCCTTCCATTGTGCCAGAGGGATTCGACATTTTGAACAGCACCATGATCCAAGATTCTTGTATGAAGATGAGTAGCTCCTTTTCGTGTTTGTCTGGTGCTGCTCTTAGTGCCAATGCTACTTTGGCAAACACAAATCTGTGTAATGGTCTCATTGGAGAGGAGATCTTGCCTAACCTTGATTCTCCAAAATCATTTAGAAGGATGGCATCTTCTCCTTCTCTATCACGCTTAGATTTCACATCATCATCCTCATATAGCAGCTTCACCTCCTTGGGTGGTAGTACACCGAAGGATAAGGACTTTGCTGAGACCTTGTGGAAATCTATGAGTGCTCCTACCAGAACAGAATCCTCGACCTTTCTCAATACAATGGAAGTGCAAATGGCTGGAGGGGCTGCAGGCGAGGATAGAGTCCAAGCTGTGTGTTCTGAAGAAAATGGATGGCTCTTCTGTGGAATCTATGATGGATTTAATGGGCGTGATGCAGCTGATTTCTTAGCTGGTACTCTCTATGAAAACATCTGTTTTTACCTGCATATGCTGGAGTGGAACAAAAAGAAGCAGCCTGGTTCGTTTAAAAGTACCTTAGAAGGTGAAAATGTCACATTGCATATTGCCCTCCCCGATGATCCTGGCCATTCAAATTCTGAAATGGAACAAGCAAAACTACCCAATTATGTTGATGAAGAATTCACGCATGAGAATTACAGCTCTGACATAATAAGCTGCCTTAATCGTGCCCTAGCCCAAGCAGAAGGTGATTTTATGTACATGGTTGAGCAGGAAATGGAAGATCGTCCTGATTTGGTGTCTGTTGGATCTTGTGTCTTGGCAATTCTTCTTTATGGAGATCATATCTATGTCCAAAATTTAGGGGATAGTAGGGCAATATTAGCAACAAGCACCATTCAAGAGGAAGGGGTGCTGAAAGCCATCCAGTTAACAGAAACTCATACTGTTGATAACGAGTCAGAGTGCAATAAAGTTTTGGCCGATCACCCTGATGATCCATCTCCTATCATCTATGGGAGAGTAAAAGGGAAACTGAAGTTAACTCGAGCATTTGGAGTTGGTTATCTTAAAAAG AGTAAAATGAATGATGTGTTGATGGGCATTCTACGAGTTCGAAATTTGTGCAGTCCTCCCTATGTTTATAATCATCCCTTCACTATGAGTCATAGAGTTTCAGACAAGGATCAATTTGTTGTTTTGGGAAGTGATGGATTGTTTGATTTCTTTAGCAATGATGAAGTTGTGAAGCTTGTGCATCTCTTTATCCAGAACAATCCTTCTGGTGATCCTGCAAAGCACCTGGTTGAACAGCTTGTTCAGAGAGCAGCTGATAATGCTG GTTTTAGCACTGAAGATCTGATGAGTATTCCAGCTGGGAGAAGAAGGAAATATCATGACGATGTTACCGTGCTCGTAGTTATACTCGGTAATAAACAACGGACTTCTGCTGCTTCTGCATATCTATAG